The proteins below are encoded in one region of Bacteroides uniformis:
- a CDS encoding GNAT family N-acetyltransferase, translated as MDSKQIDVMVADASHEVYVDKILDTIREAAKVRGTGIAERTHEYVATKMKEGKAIIALCGDDFAGFTYIESWGNKQYVATSGLIVHPKYRGLGLAKRIKTASFRLARLRWPNAKVFSLTSGAAVMKMNTELGYVPVTFNELTDDESFWKGCEGCINHDILVAKNRKFCICTAMLYDPKLHEEDKI; from the coding sequence ATGGATTCGAAACAAATTGATGTGATGGTGGCTGACGCCTCACATGAAGTTTACGTAGACAAGATTTTGGATACCATCCGGGAAGCTGCCAAGGTACGCGGAACGGGCATCGCAGAACGCACACACGAATACGTAGCTACTAAAATGAAAGAAGGAAAGGCCATCATAGCCTTGTGTGGAGATGATTTTGCCGGTTTCACCTACATAGAGAGCTGGGGTAACAAGCAATATGTAGCAACCTCCGGTTTGATAGTACACCCCAAATATCGGGGACTGGGGCTGGCAAAACGTATCAAGACCGCTTCTTTCCGCCTGGCACGCCTACGCTGGCCTAATGCTAAAGTTTTCAGTCTCACCAGCGGAGCTGCCGTCATGAAAATGAATACCGAGCTGGGATATGTGCCCGTCACCTTCAACGAACTGACCGATGACGAATCGTTCTGGAAAGGTTGCGAAGGCTGTATAAACCATGATATATTGGTAGCTAAGAACCGTAAATTCTGCATTTGCACAGCAATGCTTTACGACCCGAAGCTGCACGAAGAGGATAAAATATAA
- a CDS encoding acyloxyacyl hydrolase produces MKNRTQIWKILAFLGAVLFLSDTIYAQQWTSDSHSEYKRDTLPFSQRFIHRLGVEGRAGYIFQTSPFLEYSNHQYKAMKNAYAGHLKYSFQLRPHTVADQAYIGAYQGIGVGYFNFGNPEELGNPLAVYLFQGGRIAQFSPRISLNYEWNFGASFGWKPYDEYDNPENQIIGSKVNAYLNVNLYLKWALSPKFDLMIGATGSHFSNGNTQYPNSGLNTVDCKVGLVYNFNRRADELVQSWQRPIVPPFPRHVSYDLTLFGSWRKKAVAHEGSSGQVPAPGTYNVFGFSFAPMYNFGYKFRAGVALDGVYDHSANMKESYEEENGFYTPPAKKQMALGLSARGEFVMPYFTVGIGLGANVLHGGGDMKSFYQILALKIDVTRNSYLHIGYNLREFHEPNYLMLGIGYRFNNKRPKLF; encoded by the coding sequence ATGAAAAATAGAACGCAGATATGGAAAATACTGGCTTTCTTAGGAGCGGTACTTTTCTTGTCTGATACAATATACGCCCAACAATGGACATCCGATAGTCATTCGGAATACAAGCGGGATACACTCCCTTTCTCACAGCGCTTCATCCACAGATTAGGCGTAGAAGGGCGTGCTGGCTATATTTTTCAGACCAGCCCTTTTCTGGAGTACTCCAACCACCAATACAAGGCCATGAAAAATGCCTATGCCGGCCATCTGAAATACTCCTTCCAGCTCCGTCCCCACACCGTTGCCGACCAGGCTTATATAGGAGCCTATCAAGGGATTGGAGTCGGCTATTTCAACTTCGGCAATCCGGAAGAGCTGGGCAACCCGCTGGCGGTCTATCTGTTTCAAGGGGGACGCATCGCCCAATTCAGCCCCCGCATATCCTTGAACTATGAATGGAACTTCGGCGCATCGTTCGGCTGGAAACCCTACGATGAATATGACAACCCGGAGAACCAGATTATCGGCTCGAAAGTGAATGCCTATCTCAATGTGAACCTCTACTTAAAGTGGGCACTCTCCCCCAAGTTCGACTTGATGATAGGAGCTACCGGAAGCCACTTTTCCAACGGAAACACCCAATATCCCAACTCCGGTCTGAACACGGTGGACTGCAAAGTGGGACTGGTATATAACTTTAACCGCAGAGCGGATGAACTCGTCCAATCATGGCAACGCCCTATCGTTCCTCCATTCCCCCGCCACGTCAGCTACGACTTGACTTTGTTCGGCTCCTGGCGAAAGAAAGCAGTGGCCCATGAGGGCAGTAGTGGCCAGGTACCCGCACCCGGCACTTACAACGTGTTCGGTTTCAGCTTTGCACCCATGTACAACTTCGGCTATAAATTCCGTGCCGGTGTGGCGCTGGACGGCGTATACGACCACAGTGCGAACATGAAAGAATCGTACGAAGAAGAGAACGGCTTCTATACTCCGCCCGCCAAGAAGCAGATGGCATTGGGCTTATCTGCCCGCGGAGAATTTGTCATGCCTTACTTCACGGTAGGTATCGGTCTGGGAGCCAATGTTCTGCACGGCGGCGGTGACATGAAGTCTTTCTATCAGATTCTTGCCCTGAAAATAGACGTAACACGCAATTCGTATCTCCATATAGGATATAACCTCCGGGAATTTCATGAGCCCAATTATCTGATGTTGGGTATCGGCTATCGGTTCAATAACAAACGCCCCAAGCTGTTCTGA
- a CDS encoding aspartate aminotransferase family protein — translation MNLFDVYPLFDINIVKGKGCHVWDENGTEYLDLYGGHAVISIGHAHPHYVEMVSNQVATLGFYSNSVINKLQQQVAERLGKVCGYDDYSFFLINSGAEANENALKLASFYNGRTRVISFSKAFHGRTSLAVEVTNNPKIIAPINNCGHVTYLPLNDIEAMKAELSKGDVCAVIIEGIQGVGGIQLPTDEFMQALRQTCTEHNTVLILDEIQSGYGRSGKFFAHQYNGIKADIITVAKGIGNGFPMAGVLISPMFTPVYGQLGTTFGGNHLACSAALAVLDVIEQENLIENAAQVGNFLITELKKFPQIKDVRGRGLMIGLEFEEPIKELRLRLLKEQHVFTGVSGTNVLRLLPPLCLGMDEAKEFLERFKKVL, via the coding sequence ATGAATTTATTCGACGTATACCCTCTCTTTGACATCAACATCGTCAAAGGAAAAGGCTGCCATGTATGGGACGAGAACGGTACCGAATACCTCGACCTCTACGGTGGTCATGCAGTCATCTCAATCGGACATGCACATCCACATTATGTAGAGATGGTGAGTAACCAAGTTGCTACGTTAGGATTCTACTCAAACTCAGTAATTAACAAGCTGCAACAGCAAGTGGCAGAACGCTTGGGAAAAGTCTGTGGCTATGACGACTACTCATTCTTCCTCATCAACAGCGGTGCCGAAGCCAATGAAAACGCCTTGAAACTCGCCTCTTTCTACAATGGCCGTACCCGTGTGATATCCTTCTCAAAAGCATTCCACGGACGTACCTCACTGGCGGTGGAAGTAACGAACAATCCTAAAATCATCGCTCCCATCAACAACTGCGGGCACGTCACCTACCTCCCGTTGAACGACATCGAAGCCATGAAGGCCGAATTGTCCAAAGGAGATGTCTGCGCAGTGATTATCGAAGGCATACAAGGTGTAGGCGGCATCCAACTGCCGACAGACGAATTCATGCAGGCTCTCCGCCAGACTTGTACGGAACACAACACGGTCTTGATTCTCGATGAAATCCAAAGCGGCTACGGACGCAGCGGCAAGTTCTTCGCCCATCAGTACAACGGCATCAAAGCCGACATCATCACCGTGGCAAAAGGCATCGGCAATGGTTTCCCGATGGCAGGCGTACTCATCAGCCCAATGTTTACACCAGTATACGGGCAACTTGGAACCACTTTCGGCGGAAACCACCTGGCTTGCAGTGCCGCCCTTGCCGTGCTGGATGTGATAGAGCAGGAAAACCTGATAGAGAATGCAGCCCAAGTCGGCAACTTCCTGATAACGGAACTAAAGAAATTCCCTCAAATCAAGGACGTTCGCGGACGCGGACTCATGATAGGGCTGGAATTTGAAGAACCCATCAAGGAACTGCGCCTAAGACTACTGAAAGAGCAGCATGTATTCACCGGTGTAAGCGGTACGAATGTACTTCGCCTGCTGCCGCCTCTGTGCCTCGGCATGGATGAAGCAAAGGAATTCTTGGAACGCTTCAAGAAAGTACTTTAA
- a CDS encoding PspC domain-containing protein, with translation MTGRKQKLTRPRTGRMLSGVCAGLANFFGLDVSLVRIVYTFATIFTAFAGIPIYIIMLIVIPQEPNRYYRND, from the coding sequence ATGACCGGCAGGAAGCAAAAACTGACACGTCCCCGGACTGGAAGGATGCTTTCAGGCGTATGTGCAGGACTGGCAAACTTTTTCGGACTCGATGTCTCATTGGTGCGTATCGTTTATACGTTCGCCACGATCTTTACTGCATTTGCAGGCATACCCATATACATTATAATGCTAATTGTTATACCACAAGAACCAAATAGATATTATCGAAATGATTAA
- the proC gene encoding pyrroline-5-carboxylate reductase, which produces MKAAIIGAGNMGGAIARGLAKGTIIPAGNIIVSNPTQGKLDKLKAEFPALQVTNDNQEAAAGADMIIFAVKPWLMEPVIKELELKGTEILISVAAGIPFEKLTHYVADKEMTMFRLIPNTAISEMESMTLIASRNATKEQEQLMLDIFNQMGLAMLIPEEKIAATTAMTSCGIAYVLKYIQAAMQAGVEMGIYPKDGMRMVAQSVKGAAELILNNDTHPSVEIDKVCTPGGITIKGINELEHEGFTSTVIKAIKASK; this is translated from the coding sequence ATGAAAGCAGCAATTATCGGTGCAGGAAATATGGGGGGAGCCATTGCCCGAGGGCTGGCAAAAGGAACAATCATCCCTGCCGGTAACATCATTGTCTCCAACCCCACCCAGGGCAAGCTGGACAAGCTGAAGGCAGAATTCCCCGCATTGCAAGTGACCAATGACAACCAGGAAGCGGCAGCCGGTGCAGATATGATAATCTTTGCCGTGAAGCCATGGCTGATGGAGCCAGTGATAAAGGAACTGGAACTAAAAGGCACAGAGATTCTTATATCCGTTGCAGCCGGCATTCCTTTTGAAAAGCTGACACACTATGTAGCAGACAAAGAAATGACCATGTTCCGTCTTATTCCCAATACCGCCATCAGCGAGATGGAAAGCATGACACTCATCGCCAGCCGCAATGCCACCAAGGAGCAGGAGCAACTGATGCTGGACATTTTCAACCAGATGGGACTCGCCATGCTCATTCCCGAAGAAAAGATTGCGGCAACCACTGCCATGACTTCCTGCGGCATCGCCTACGTGCTTAAGTATATCCAGGCAGCCATGCAGGCCGGCGTTGAAATGGGTATCTATCCCAAAGACGGCATGCGCATGGTGGCACAATCCGTGAAAGGGGCAGCCGAGCTGATTCTGAACAACGACACGCACCCCAGTGTTGAGATTGACAAGGTGTGTACCCCCGGAGGAATTACCATCAAGGGAATCAACGAGCTGGAACATGAAGGATTCACCTCCACTGTGATTAAAGCCATCAAAGCGAGTAAATGA
- the argR gene encoding arginine repressor has translation MKKKANRLDAIKMIISSKDVSSQEELLQALSKEGFELTQATLSRDLKQLKVAKAANMNGKYVYVLPNNIMYKRSNDQSASEMLMTSGFVSLQFSGNIAVIRTRPGYASSMAYDIDNRECPAILGTIAGDDTIMLVVHEAASHDEVRSFLSQIIPNIK, from the coding sequence ATGAAGAAAAAAGCCAATCGGTTAGACGCCATCAAGATGATTATCTCAAGCAAAGACGTCAGTTCTCAGGAAGAACTGTTGCAAGCTTTGAGCAAGGAAGGCTTTGAACTGACACAAGCCACCTTGTCACGCGACTTGAAACAGCTGAAAGTAGCGAAAGCAGCGAACATGAACGGTAAATACGTATATGTGCTGCCCAACAACATCATGTATAAACGTTCGAACGACCAGAGTGCAAGTGAAATGCTGATGACAAGCGGATTCGTTTCACTTCAATTTTCGGGCAATATTGCCGTCATCCGTACCCGGCCCGGATATGCCAGCAGCATGGCCTACGACATCGACAACCGAGAGTGTCCCGCCATTCTGGGTACCATTGCCGGAGATGACACCATCATGCTGGTGGTGCACGAAGCAGCGTCACATGACGAGGTACGCAGCTTCCTATCGCAAATCATCCCGAACATTAAATGA
- a CDS encoding argininosuccinate synthase — translation MEKKKKVVVAFSGGLDTSFTVMYLTKEKGYEVYAACANTGGFSAEQLKTNEENAYKLGAKEYVTLDVTQEYYEKSLKYMVFGNVLRNGTYPISVSSERIFQALAIARYANEIGADAIAHGSTGAGNDQIRFDMTFLVMAPGVEIITLTRDMALSRQEEIDYLNKHGFAADFTKLKYSYNVGLWGTSICGGEILDSAQGLPESAYLKHCTKEGSEQLRLTFEKGELKAVNDETFDDPIKAIQKVEEIGAAYGIGRDMHVGDTIIGIKGRVGFEAAAPMLIIGAHKFLEKYTLSKWQQYWKDQVANWYGMFLHESQYLEPVMRDIEAMLESSQRNVNGTAILELHPLCFSTVGVESKDDLVKNKFGEYGEMQKGWTAEDAKGFIKVTSTALRAYYSNHKDEKI, via the coding sequence ATGGAAAAGAAGAAGAAAGTAGTAGTCGCATTCAGCGGAGGTTTGGATACCTCGTTTACGGTGATGTATCTTACCAAAGAAAAAGGGTACGAAGTATATGCAGCTTGTGCCAATACGGGCGGTTTCAGTGCTGAACAGTTGAAGACAAACGAAGAAAATGCCTACAAGCTGGGCGCCAAAGAATACGTCACCCTCGACGTGACGCAGGAATACTATGAGAAAAGCTTGAAATACATGGTATTCGGCAATGTTTTGCGTAACGGCACCTATCCTATCTCTGTAAGTTCCGAACGTATCTTCCAAGCATTGGCCATTGCACGCTATGCCAACGAAATCGGCGCGGATGCCATCGCCCACGGTTCTACAGGTGCGGGTAACGACCAGATTCGTTTCGACATGACTTTCCTCGTCATGGCTCCGGGCGTGGAAATCATCACGCTGACACGCGACATGGCACTGAGCCGTCAGGAAGAGATTGATTATCTGAACAAACACGGCTTTGCCGCCGACTTCACCAAACTAAAATATTCCTATAACGTAGGTTTGTGGGGCACTTCCATTTGTGGTGGCGAGATTCTGGATTCCGCGCAAGGGTTGCCCGAAAGCGCCTATCTGAAACACTGCACCAAAGAGGGCAGCGAGCAGTTGCGCCTCACTTTTGAAAAAGGTGAGCTGAAAGCCGTGAACGACGAGACATTCGACGACCCCATCAAAGCCATCCAGAAGGTAGAAGAGATTGGTGCGGCATACGGTATCGGACGCGACATGCACGTAGGCGACACGATTATCGGTATCAAAGGCCGCGTAGGTTTCGAAGCTGCCGCACCTATGCTGATTATCGGAGCACACAAGTTCCTCGAGAAGTACACTTTGAGCAAATGGCAGCAATACTGGAAGGACCAGGTAGCCAACTGGTATGGCATGTTCCTGCACGAAAGCCAATATCTGGAACCAGTAATGCGCGACATCGAAGCCATGCTGGAATCCTCGCAACGCAACGTAAACGGTACGGCTATCCTCGAACTTCACCCGCTCTGCTTTTCTACCGTAGGTGTAGAAAGCAAAGATGACCTTGTGAAAAACAAGTTTGGCGAATACGGTGAGATGCAGAAAGGATGGACGGCAGAAGATGCCAAGGGCTTCATCAAAGTAACCTCCACAGCACTGCGTGCTTATTATTCAAATCATAAAGACGAGAAAATCTAA
- a CDS encoding rhamnulokinase: protein MKQCFFAVDLGATSGRTILGTFTSNGLEMEEVNRFPNHLIEAGRHFYWDIYELYRHIIEGLRIAARKGVEITSIGIDTWGVDFVCVGKDGGFLRQPYSYRDPHTVGAPEAFFTRIPRSHVYGWTGIQVMNFNSLFQLDTLRRNHDSALAAADKLLFMPDALSYMLTGQMVTEYTIASTAQLVNANTCRLEDALLQEIGLTQAHFGRFVYPGEKIGGLTEEVQRITGLGAVPVIAVAGHDTASAVAAVPAMDRNFAYLSSGTWSLMGVETDAPVITAETESLNFTNEGGVEGTIRLLKNICGMWLLERCRTEWGEIPYSELIVEAGTCEPFRSLINPDDALFTNPANMEQAIKTYCSDYRQPIPMTHGQIVRCIFESLALRYRQVLDSLRNLSPRPVEALHVIGGGSRNELLNQWTANAVGIPVIAGPSEATAIGNVMVQALAAGAARDIASMRQLINRSIPLKTFYPQDMEDWNTAYLHFKQLTMTNYNG, encoded by the coding sequence ATGAAACAATGCTTTTTTGCGGTCGACTTGGGGGCTACCAGTGGTCGCACAATTCTGGGAACTTTTACTTCGAATGGTTTGGAAATGGAAGAAGTAAACCGTTTCCCAAATCATCTGATTGAAGCTGGCAGACATTTTTACTGGGATATTTATGAACTTTACCGTCATATTATTGAAGGGCTAAGGATTGCCGCCCGTAAAGGTGTAGAAATAACTTCCATCGGTATCGACACTTGGGGAGTAGATTTTGTCTGTGTAGGTAAGGATGGGGGATTTCTTCGCCAGCCGTATTCCTATCGTGACCCTCATACGGTGGGTGCTCCGGAAGCGTTCTTCACACGTATACCTCGTAGCCATGTGTATGGATGGACGGGGATTCAGGTGATGAATTTCAACTCCTTGTTCCAACTTGATACATTACGCCGTAATCATGACAGTGCATTGGCAGCTGCAGATAAATTGCTGTTTATGCCTGATGCTTTGAGCTATATGTTGACCGGTCAGATGGTAACGGAGTATACTATTGCCAGTACGGCACAGTTGGTAAATGCCAATACCTGCAGGCTGGAGGATGCCTTGCTGCAGGAGATTGGACTGACACAAGCTCATTTCGGGCGTTTTGTCTATCCTGGTGAAAAAATAGGGGGCTTGACGGAGGAAGTACAACGAATAACCGGACTTGGCGCTGTCCCCGTGATAGCTGTTGCCGGGCATGATACGGCTTCTGCTGTTGCTGCCGTACCTGCCATGGACCGTAATTTTGCTTATCTAAGTAGTGGTACTTGGTCTCTGATGGGAGTGGAGACGGATGCTCCAGTCATTACTGCTGAAACAGAATCCTTGAATTTTACGAATGAAGGCGGTGTGGAAGGAACCATTCGTTTGTTAAAAAATATTTGTGGTATGTGGCTGCTTGAACGTTGCCGTACCGAATGGGGGGAAATCCCTTATTCTGAACTCATCGTTGAGGCTGGTACTTGTGAACCATTCCGTAGTCTAATTAATCCGGATGATGCTTTGTTTACCAATCCGGCGAATATGGAGCAAGCCATCAAGACCTATTGTTCCGATTATCGTCAGCCTATTCCCATGACACATGGACAGATAGTACGCTGTATCTTTGAGAGTCTTGCTTTGAGATACCGTCAGGTGCTGGATAGCCTGCGAAATCTTTCACCACGTCCGGTGGAGGCTTTACATGTTATCGGTGGCGGTAGCCGTAACGAACTGCTTAACCAGTGGACAGCCAATGCTGTCGGTATTCCCGTGATTGCCGGACCTTCCGAAGCTACTGCTATCGGTAACGTTATGGTTCAGGCATTGGCTGCCGGAGCAGCTAGAGACATTGCTTCCATGAGACAGCTCATCAACCGTTCCATACCATTAAAGACTTTCTATCCGCAGGATATGGAGGATTGGAATACCGCTTACCTGCACTTCAAGCAATTGACGATGACTAATTATAATGGATAA
- a CDS encoding AMP-binding protein: protein MVERFLSQTSFTSQEDFIKNLKINVPENFNFGYDVVDAWAAEQPDKPALLWTNDQGECRQFTFADMKRYTDMTASYFQSLGIGHGDMVMLILKRRYEFWFSIVALHKLGAVVIPATHLLTKKDIVYRCNAADIKMIVCAGESVITDHITAAMPESPSVKRLVSVGPEAPEGFEDFHKGIEAAAPFVKPEHPNTNDDISLMYFTSGTTGEPKMVAHDFTYPLGHIVTGSFWHNLKESSLHLTIADTGWGKAVWGKLYGQWIAGANVFVYDHEKFTPAAILEKIQDYHVTSLCAPPTIFRFLIHEDLTKYDLSSLEYCTIAGEALNPAVFETFKKLTGIKLMEGFGQTETTLTVATMPWMEPKPGSMGLPNPQYDVDLIDNDGRSVEAGEQGQIVIRTDKGKPLGLFKEYYRDANRTHEAWNNGIYYTGDVAWKDEDGYLWFVGRADDVIKSSGYRIGPFEVESALMTHPAVVECAITGVPDEIRGQVVKATIVLAKEYKARAEEELVKELQNHVKKVTAPYKYPRVIEFVDELPKTISGKIRRVEIRENDRK, encoded by the coding sequence ATGGTAGAAAGATTTTTATCTCAAACATCCTTCACCTCACAGGAGGACTTCATCAAGAACTTGAAGATAAACGTACCGGAGAATTTCAACTTCGGCTACGACGTAGTGGATGCCTGGGCAGCCGAGCAGCCCGACAAACCCGCACTGTTGTGGACCAATGACCAGGGCGAATGCCGGCAGTTTACCTTTGCCGACATGAAACGGTACACAGACATGACGGCTTCCTATTTCCAAAGCCTCGGCATCGGGCACGGAGACATGGTGATGCTGATACTGAAACGCCGTTATGAATTCTGGTTCAGCATTGTGGCACTGCACAAACTCGGTGCAGTGGTGATTCCCGCCACCCACCTGCTGACGAAGAAAGACATCGTATACCGCTGCAACGCCGCAGACATTAAAATGATAGTCTGTGCCGGCGAAAGCGTCATCACCGACCATATCACGGCAGCTATGCCAGAGTCTCCTTCTGTGAAACGCCTCGTAAGCGTCGGGCCGGAAGCTCCCGAAGGATTCGAAGACTTCCACAAAGGTATCGAGGCCGCCGCTCCTTTCGTGAAACCTGAACATCCGAACACGAACGATGACATCTCCCTGATGTACTTCACCAGCGGTACTACCGGAGAGCCTAAAATGGTGGCCCACGACTTCACCTATCCGTTGGGACATATCGTCACCGGCAGCTTCTGGCACAATCTGAAAGAGAGCAGCCTACACCTCACCATTGCCGACACCGGTTGGGGAAAAGCCGTGTGGGGCAAGCTCTACGGACAATGGATTGCCGGTGCCAACGTATTTGTATACGACCACGAGAAGTTCACTCCCGCAGCCATACTGGAGAAGATACAGGATTATCACGTCACGTCGCTTTGTGCACCGCCCACCATCTTCCGGTTCCTCATTCACGAAGACCTTACGAAGTACGACCTATCCAGCCTGGAATACTGCACCATCGCCGGAGAAGCCTTGAACCCCGCTGTATTCGAGACCTTCAAGAAACTGACGGGCATCAAGTTGATGGAGGGTTTCGGACAGACCGAAACGACCCTCACCGTCGCCACCATGCCCTGGATGGAACCGAAACCCGGCAGCATGGGATTGCCCAATCCGCAATACGACGTAGACCTGATAGACAACGACGGCCGTTCTGTGGAAGCCGGTGAGCAGGGACAGATTGTAATCCGTACCGACAAAGGCAAACCGCTGGGATTGTTCAAGGAATACTACCGCGATGCCAACCGTACCCACGAGGCATGGAACAACGGCATTTACTACACGGGAGACGTAGCCTGGAAGGACGAAGACGGCTACCTCTGGTTCGTGGGCCGCGCCGACGACGTTATCAAAAGTAGCGGTTATCGCATCGGCCCGTTCGAAGTGGAAAGTGCATTGATGACCCACCCAGCCGTAGTGGAATGTGCCATTACCGGTGTGCCCGATGAAATCCGCGGCCAAGTGGTAAAAGCTACGATTGTGTTGGCAAAAGAGTACAAGGCACGCGCCGAAGAAGAGCTTGTCAAGGAGTTGCAGAACCATGTGAAGAAAGTGACGGCTCCCTACAAATACCCGCGTGTCATCGAATTTGTTGATGAGCTCCCCAAAACCATCAGCGGGAAAATCCGCCGTGTGGAAATCCGGGAGAACGACCGGAAATAA
- the argC gene encoding N-acetyl-gamma-glutamyl-phosphate reductase, with the protein MIKVGIIGGAGYTAGELIRLLLNHPEAEIVFINSSSNAGNKITDVHEGLYGETDLVFTDQLPLEEIDVLFFCTAHGDTKKFLESHNVPEELRIIDLSMDYRIASPEHDFIYGLPELNRRATCKAKHVANPGCFATCIQLGLLPLAKHLMLNDDIMVNAITGSTGAGVKPGATSHFSWRNNNMSVYKAFEHQHVPEIKQSLKQLQNSFDADIDFIPYRGDFPRGIFTTIVVKTKVALEEIVRMYEEYYAKDSFTHIVEKNIDLKQVVNTNKCLIHLEKHGDKLLIISCIDNLLKGASGQAVHNMNLMFNLEETVGLRLKPSAF; encoded by the coding sequence ATGATTAAAGTAGGAATCATCGGCGGAGCCGGATACACGGCAGGCGAACTGATACGTTTGCTGCTCAACCATCCGGAAGCGGAAATCGTTTTCATAAACAGCTCAAGCAACGCCGGCAACAAAATTACCGACGTACACGAAGGACTGTACGGCGAAACAGACTTGGTATTTACCGACCAGCTCCCGCTGGAAGAAATCGACGTACTCTTTTTCTGTACGGCACATGGTGACACGAAGAAGTTCCTCGAAAGCCACAACGTGCCCGAGGAACTGAGAATCATCGACCTCTCCATGGACTACCGCATAGCCTCTCCCGAACACGACTTCATCTACGGCCTGCCGGAGCTGAACCGCCGTGCCACCTGCAAAGCGAAGCACGTAGCCAATCCGGGCTGCTTTGCCACCTGCATACAGCTGGGCCTGCTGCCGCTCGCCAAACATCTGATGCTGAACGATGATATCATGGTGAACGCCATTACCGGAAGTACCGGCGCCGGTGTGAAACCGGGCGCCACGAGCCACTTCAGCTGGCGCAACAACAACATGAGCGTCTACAAAGCTTTCGAGCACCAGCATGTGCCCGAAATCAAGCAATCGCTCAAACAGCTGCAGAACAGCTTTGATGCGGACATTGACTTCATCCCCTACCGCGGCGACTTCCCGCGCGGCATCTTCACCACCATTGTGGTGAAGACCAAAGTGGCCCTGGAAGAAATCGTCCGCATGTATGAAGAATATTACGCCAAAGATTCCTTTACCCACATCGTGGAGAAGAATATCGACCTGAAGCAAGTGGTAAACACCAACAAGTGCCTCATCCATCTGGAGAAGCATGGCGACAAACTGCTTATCATTTCCTGCATTGATAACCTCCTGAAAGGCGCCAGCGGACAAGCTGTCCATAACATGAATTTAATGTTTAACCTGGAAGAGACCGTAGGATTACGGTTGAAACCTTCTGCATTCTAA
- a CDS encoding helix-turn-helix domain-containing protein, translated as MDEQIRQIAERLRGLRDVLELTADDIARDCDISAEEYRLAETGEFDISVSMLQKIARHYGISLDALMFGQEPKMSSYFLTRAGKGTSIERTKAYKYQSLAAGFINRTADPFIVTVEPKPDSEPIHYNSHTGQEFNLVLEGRMMVSIDGKDLILNEGDSLYFNSKLPHGMKALDGKTVKFLAVIM; from the coding sequence ATGGACGAACAAATCAGACAAATAGCCGAACGCCTGCGCGGACTGCGTGACGTATTGGAACTGACTGCCGACGATATCGCCCGCGACTGCGACATCTCTGCAGAAGAGTACCGCCTGGCCGAAACCGGAGAATTCGACATCTCGGTCAGCATGCTGCAGAAGATAGCACGGCACTACGGCATATCACTGGACGCACTGATGTTTGGGCAAGAGCCCAAAATGAGCTCCTACTTCCTGACACGTGCCGGAAAAGGAACCAGTATAGAACGTACCAAGGCATATAAATACCAATCACTGGCAGCCGGTTTCATCAACCGCACGGCAGACCCGTTCATCGTGACCGTAGAACCGAAACCGGACAGCGAGCCGATACATTACAACAGCCATACCGGTCAGGAGTTCAACCTCGTACTGGAAGGCCGTATGATGGTCAGCATCGACGGCAAAGACTTAATCTTAAACGAAGGAGACAGTCTATACTTCAACTCCAAACTGCCGCACGGCATGAAGGCGCTTGACGGAAAGACTGTAAAATTCCTGGCAGTAATCATGTAA